The Acinonyx jubatus isolate Ajub_Pintada_27869175 chromosome D1, VMU_Ajub_asm_v1.0, whole genome shotgun sequence genome includes a window with the following:
- the LOC106976536 gene encoding olfactory receptor 4S2-like → MENNVTEFIFMGLSQNEKVQQLCFFLFLLFYMTLMTGNFLIIMTIQRSPNLNSPMYFFLSFLSFVDICYSSVTAPKLIIDSQAKVKSISFVGCMVQLFFSHLFGCTEIFILTVMAYDRYVAICKPLRYMTIMDQKVCSILVVTCWLGGFVHSFIQTILTVQLPFCGPNVIDHYFCDVHPLLKLACTETYMVGLIVIANSGMISLSCFVILMGSYIVILLSFKTRSSEGRRKALSTCASHIIVVILFFVPCLFIYLRPSTTFTEDKMVAVFYTIITPMLNPLIYTLRNTEVKNAMKRLWVGRLLDRNKRDSGVKLSGAGIACIVPVSKRVAGNKSVITS, encoded by the coding sequence ATGGAAAATAATGTTACAGAATTTATCTTCATGGGTCTTTCCCAAAATGAGAAAGTGCAGCAACTATGCTTCTTTCTGTTCTTACTCTTTTACATGACACTCATGACTGGAAATTTTCTCATTATAATGACTATTCAAAGGAGTCCCAATCTCAACTCTCCAATGTACTTCTTCCTCAGCTTCCTATCCTTTGTCGACATCTGCTACTCCTCTGTTACAGCCCCCAAGCTGATTATTGATtcccaagccaaagtcaagagcatCTCCTTTGTTGGTTGTATGGTCCAGCTCTTTTTCTCCCATCTGTTTGGCTGCACAGAGATCTTTATTCTCACAGTGATGGCCTATGACAGGTACGTGGCTATCTGTAAGCCTCTGCGCTATATGACCATCATGGACCAGAAGGTCTGCTCTATACTGGTGGTAACCTGTTGGTTAGGAGGGTTTGTGCATTCCTTCATCCAGACCATCCTCACTGTACAACTGCCGTTCTGTGGCCCCAACGTGATTGACCACTACTTCTGTGATGTCCACCCTTTACTGAAGCTGGCTTGCACAGAGACATACATGGTGGGGCTCATTGTGATAGCTAACAGTGGCATGATTTCACTGAGCTGCTTTGTCATTCTTATGGGCTCTTACATTGTCATCTTGCTTTCCTTTAAGACCCGCTCGTCAGAGGGGAGGCGCAAGGCCCTGTCTACATGTGCTTCCCACATCATAGTGGTGATCTTGTTCTTTGTCCCCTGCCTCTTCATCTACCTAAGGCCTTCCACCACTTTTACTGAGGACAAGATGGTGGCTGTGTTTTATACCATCATCACACCCATGTTAAACCCTCTGATCTACACCCTGAGAAACACAGAGGTGAAAAATGCCATGAAAAGACTGTGGGTCGGGAGGTTGTTGGACAGAAATAAGAGGGACTCTGGTGTGAAGCTTAGTGGGGCTGGTATAGCCTGCATTGTACCAGTTTCCAAAAGGGTTGCTGGAAACAAGTCAGTCATCACCTCTTAA